Proteins from a genomic interval of Croceicoccus naphthovorans:
- the map gene encoding type I methionyl aminopeptidase: MTEYLTVDEHDMLPRDGAIKLHGEAAFEGMRKAGRLAAEILDAMVPLVRPGVTTGEIDDEVRRLTLEGGAVPATLGYRGYAHSCCISINHVVCHGIPGSKALKEGDILNIDVTPLLDGWHGDTSRMFIVGDAPLKAKRLVDVTHECLMIGIELAKPGNRLGDIGAAIQKHAERHRYGVVRDFCGHGLGRLFHDAPEVIHAGRAGTGPELKPGMFFTIEPMINLGRPAVKLLEDGWTAVTRDRSLSAQFEHSIGITEDGCEIFTQSPKGLDKPPYAG; this comes from the coding sequence ATGACAGAATACCTGACCGTAGACGAACATGACATGCTGCCCCGCGACGGGGCGATCAAGCTGCACGGCGAAGCCGCGTTCGAGGGCATGCGCAAGGCCGGACGGCTGGCGGCGGAGATCCTCGACGCGATGGTCCCGCTGGTACGCCCCGGTGTGACGACGGGCGAGATTGACGACGAAGTGCGCCGCCTGACGCTTGAGGGCGGGGCCGTGCCCGCGACGCTGGGCTATCGCGGCTATGCGCATTCGTGCTGCATCTCGATCAATCACGTCGTTTGCCACGGTATTCCAGGGTCGAAGGCGCTGAAGGAAGGCGACATCCTGAATATCGATGTGACCCCGCTGCTTGACGGCTGGCACGGCGATACCAGCCGGATGTTCATCGTCGGCGATGCCCCGCTAAAGGCCAAGCGGCTGGTGGACGTGACGCACGAATGCCTGATGATCGGCATCGAACTGGCCAAGCCCGGCAACAGGCTGGGCGACATCGGTGCCGCGATCCAGAAACATGCCGAACGCCACCGCTATGGCGTGGTGCGCGATTTTTGCGGGCATGGCCTTGGCCGCCTGTTCCACGATGCACCCGAAGTGATCCACGCGGGCCGCGCGGGCACCGGGCCGGAGCTAAAGCCCGGAATGTTCTTCACGATCGAGCCTATGATCAACCTTGGCCGTCCGGCGGTAAAGCTGCTGGAAGACGGTTGGACGGCGGTAACGCGTGACCGGTCCCTATCGGCGCAGTTCGAGCATTCCATCGGCATTACCGAAGACGGTTGCGAGATTTTCACGCAAAGCCCCAAGGGCCTGGACAAGCCGCCGTATGCAGGCTGA
- a CDS encoding PdaC/SigV domain-containing protein, with the protein MAAALFLTACQDAPEAEPDAAPSTAVASAETEVPTDEPTAPATAFVDERTVEDGDAQFIFKYTWPAKASAIPELRPWLDADRADRYASAKADWESTVEWCPDGAVSCLNAALQKDWKVVTDLPRFLSLSAEVYTYTGGAHGGTVFDAIVWDRAQGRAVKPIDMFVSNEAVDQATTTAFCNELDKARQRKRGGPIKRSDAWSYDCIAPVASSTVILGSSGGERFDKIGFLIPPYKAGSYAEGAYEVTLPITPALMDAVRPEYRRAFIVP; encoded by the coding sequence ATGGCCGCCGCCCTGTTCCTGACCGCATGTCAGGACGCGCCAGAGGCGGAACCGGATGCCGCGCCGAGCACGGCGGTCGCGTCTGCCGAAACCGAAGTGCCGACCGATGAGCCGACTGCACCCGCAACCGCCTTTGTCGATGAACGGACAGTGGAAGACGGGGACGCCCAGTTTATTTTCAAATACACATGGCCCGCCAAGGCCAGCGCCATTCCCGAACTGCGCCCGTGGCTCGATGCCGACCGCGCCGACCGTTATGCGAGCGCAAAGGCGGATTGGGAATCGACGGTCGAATGGTGCCCCGATGGGGCAGTGTCGTGCCTGAACGCGGCGCTGCAAAAGGACTGGAAGGTGGTGACCGATTTGCCGCGGTTCCTGTCGTTGTCGGCTGAAGTCTACACCTACACCGGCGGCGCGCACGGCGGGACGGTGTTCGATGCCATCGTCTGGGACCGCGCGCAGGGTCGTGCAGTCAAGCCCATCGACATGTTCGTTTCGAACGAGGCGGTCGATCAGGCGACCACCACCGCGTTTTGCAACGAACTGGACAAGGCGCGGCAACGCAAGCGGGGCGGTCCGATCAAGCGTAGCGATGCGTGGTCCTACGATTGCATAGCGCCAGTGGCGAGCAGCACGGTGATCCTCGGATCTTCGGGCGGCGAGCGGTTCGACAAGATCGGCTTCCTGATCCCGCCCTACAAAGCAGGGTCTTATGCGGAAGGCGCTTACGAGGTGACCCTGCCGATTACCCCGGCGCTGATGGATGCGGTGCGGCCCGAATATCGCCGTGCGTTCATCGTACCCTGA